In Wolbachia endosymbiont (group A) of Pogonocherus hispidulus, the genomic stretch CAAACGGCATAGCGCACGTTTCTGCAAAAGATAAAGCTACTGGAAAAGAGCAAAAAATACGCATTCAATCTTCAGGTGGTTTATCTGATGATGAAATAAATCGCATGGTGAAAGAAGCTGAAGAAAAAGCACAAGAAGATGAGAAGCGCAAAAAGTTTATTGAAGTGAAAAACCAAGCAGATAGCTTAGTTCATTCTACGGAAAAGTCTCTGAAAGAGTATGGTGATAAAGTCTCACCTGAAGACAAATCTGCTATTGAAAGTGCACTGAATGAACTGAAAGAGGCTAGTAAATCTGATAACGTTGATGACGCTGATTCAATACAGCAGAAAGTCACTAATCTTTCTCAATTATCTATGAAACTTGGAGAAGCTATGTATCAAGCATCTCAGCAGCAACAAAGTGATAGTTCTGCTGATTCATCCACAACAAATGAGGGAGAAAAAGTAGTAGATTCTGATTATCAAGACATAGATAATAAGGAAGAGAATAAGTAATTGTGTATTGTTATATCACTTTTCCTGTCATCCGAGTAGCTGACACTGGGATGACAGGAGGAGCATATTGTTGCTTAAAGAAACCATTATGGACATTATTAAGGCAATAGAAGAAAAGATACACGATTCGATAGATGTAATTGATATCAACATTATCGATGAATCAACAAAGCATGCTGATCATTATTTTGCTTCATCTTCAACATTACCTTCGCACATTAAATTAATATTAATATCTGACGGCTTTATTGAAATGAGCATTCTAAAAAGACACAAGTTGATTTATGAGTTATTGAAGGATGAGATAGAGCTAATACATGCAATTTCTCTTCACTTGTATACGCAAAATGAGTACAATTTAAAAAATAAATAATAAAAATGTGAAGGAAGAGTCTTTATTAGTTAAAGCAGGAAGAAAATTTAAGGACTATAAAGGTTCTATGAACCCGCCAGTTTACCATTCTTCTACCATATTATTTCCTACTTACAAGGACTACTTAAATGCAGCAAATGGAGAAAGTATATACGATGTAATCAACGATGGTGTTGCAAGGGATTATAGCTACAGTAATGTTGGTACTCCTACTGTTCATTATCTTTCAAATGCACTGGCTGAAATTGAGGGGAGTGGACAAGCGCTTATTTATCCTTCCGGACTATTTGCACTTACTTTTGCTATTCTAACTTTCGCTAAAGCAGGCTCGCACGTTTTAATTCAAGATAATAGTTATTATAGACTTAGGAGGTTTGCAGAAAATGAGCTACCAAAAAGAGGAACAGAAGTAACTTTTTATGATCCAACACAGGATATAACTGATTTAATTCAGAGTAATACTTCATTGATAATGATCGAGACTCCTGGTTCTGTGGCGTTTGAGATTTCGAATGTAGAGCATATAGTAAAAGTTGCTAAAGAACGTGGAATCGTAACCGTTTGCGACAATTCATGGGCCACTCCTTTGTTATTTAAGCCGCTTGATTATGGAATTGATGTTGCACTATATGCGGTGACAAAGTATCTAGCCGGTCACTCAGACTTATTGATGGGGGCTATTATTGCTGAAGGTGAAATTTTTAAATTGCTTTATGAGAGCTATAAAAATTATGGAGTAACCATTCAATCGCACGACTGCTACCTTGCACATAGGGGACTAAGAACACTGCACACACGTATGAAAAGGCACCAAAATACAGCAATGGAAGTGGCAAAGTGGCTAGAAAAACATTCAAAAATCAAAAAAGTTTTATATCCAGCACTTCCCTCCCATCCTCAACACGAATTATGGAAAAGTTACTTCAAAGGAGCAAGCAGCATATTCAGTATAGCACTGGATAGAGAATATTCATGTGAAGAACTAAGCTGCATGGTTGATCATATGAAAATTTTTAGTATTGGTGCTTCTTGGGGAGGGTGCGACAGTTTGATATTACCAATAGATCGTAGATCTATGTCAAGATCTGTAATGAATTCAGATTATGGTGGAAGTTTTATACGGATATTTTGTGGACTGGAAGATCCTGAAGATTTAATCTTTGACCTTAATGACGCACTAAAAAGGTTGCCATGTTTGAATATCAAAGCTGGCAGAGTAAAGCATGAAACTGAGAGAATTACTGCATAACATTATTGATGTTAACTTTGATATTGAGATCAAGGGCGTTACATGTAATCCCAAGAGAGTCAAGGGAGGTTATCTTTTCGTTTGTGTGTCAGAAAGGGATAGGATTTACATAGATCAGATATTATCTTGTGGAGCTAAAGCGATAATTGCAAGTGATTGCATAACAAGTGGTGTCATTCCAGTGCGTGACACTGGAATCCATATTTTCCACCCAAATCCTCAAGAAATATACAGCGAAATAGTCAGCAGGTTTTATCAATTCAAACAGCCCAAATATGTTGCTGCTGTAACGGGTACGAATGGTAAAACTTCAGTAGTAGAATTTTGCCGCCAGATTTGGCAAAACGCTGGCTATAATGCAGCATCTATTGGAACACTTGGAACATGCATCAATAATGGCAGAGAAGATAATAGCGATAATCTTACCACTCCAGGTGCAGATGACCTTTACGCAACATTACGTGGTATAAATGTAGAGCACTTAGCATTGGAGGCTTCAAGTCATGGAATTGATCAATACAGAATCCATGGATTAAAGTTGAGTGCTGCAGCTTTTACTAATTTCTCGCAAGATCATTTAGATTACCATAAAAATCTTAGTGAATATTTAGAAACTAAAAAAAGGTTATTTTACGAGGTATTACCAGAAGGAAAAACAGCGATTTTAAATGCGGATATAGATGAATACTGTGCATTGCTTAAAATAGCTGAAAAACGCAGCAACAAAATTATCATCTATGGCAAAAAAGGCTCTGATATTACTTTATTAGAGCAAACACCAACCCCAAATGGTCAACATCTTACAGTAAAAATTGATAACCAAATTTACAATACATTTTTCCCAGTTTTAGGAAAATTTCAAGCATATAATCTGTTGTGTGCAATGGGTATAGTTACCTCGTCTGGACTGAATTACAGAGAAATATGCGTAGAAAAACTCGTTTCTCCACCAGGAAGAATGGAAAAAGTGAAACCTTTTGCATTTGTGGATTACGCTCATACTCCAAGTGCGCTTAAACAAGCCCTATTGTCTTTAAAATGGCACTTCAATAAAAAAATAATTCTAGTTTTTGGTTGTGGTGGAAATCGTGATCAAACAAAACGTGCAGAAATGGGTAAAATAGCACAAATGTGTGCGGACAAAGTGATAATCACAGATGACAATCCGCGTGATGAGAATCTGGCAAAAATTCGCCACGATATTTTGCTACATTGCCCTGATGCACTGGAGATAGGAGGTAGGAGAGAAGCTATAGAGAAAGGCGTAGATATTGCCTATAACGAGGGTATGATTCTGCTAGTTGCAGGAAAGGGGCATGAGAAATTTCAAATTATAGGGAATCAAATTTTTGAATTTAGTGATGTTGAGGTTATTAAAAATCATGCCTTAACATACTGATTTTCGCAATGGGCTTACCTCCGCTAATGTGCGAATATTGAAGCAAAAGTGATGTCATCCCAGTGCTTGACACTGGGATCCAGGAAAAAAAGAGCATAGATCCAGTGGATGGCAGGAATTGGTGTCATGAAAGTAGCTGATGCTGGAATTTAGCTTTTTATGCAGCCTTATCAATTTAGTATAAGATCAGCTATTTTTCATACTCAACAAATCAGTTTACAAGCAAACTTTCCTGGATCCCAGTGTCAAGCACTGGGATGACACCCTCCTTGGCAAACAATGTTCGTACAGCTA encodes the following:
- a CDS encoding Mur ligase family protein translates to MKLRELLHNIIDVNFDIEIKGVTCNPKRVKGGYLFVCVSERDRIYIDQILSCGAKAIIASDCITSGVIPVRDTGIHIFHPNPQEIYSEIVSRFYQFKQPKYVAAVTGTNGKTSVVEFCRQIWQNAGYNAASIGTLGTCINNGREDNSDNLTTPGADDLYATLRGINVEHLALEASSHGIDQYRIHGLKLSAAAFTNFSQDHLDYHKNLSEYLETKKRLFYEVLPEGKTAILNADIDEYCALLKIAEKRSNKIIIYGKKGSDITLLEQTPTPNGQHLTVKIDNQIYNTFFPVLGKFQAYNLLCAMGIVTSSGLNYREICVEKLVSPPGRMEKVKPFAFVDYAHTPSALKQALLSLKWHFNKKIILVFGCGGNRDQTKRAEMGKIAQMCADKVIITDDNPRDENLAKIRHDILLHCPDALEIGGRREAIEKGVDIAYNEGMILLVAGKGHEKFQIIGNQIFEFSDVEVIKNHALTY
- the metC gene encoding cystathionine beta-lyase, coding for MKEESLLVKAGRKFKDYKGSMNPPVYHSSTILFPTYKDYLNAANGESIYDVINDGVARDYSYSNVGTPTVHYLSNALAEIEGSGQALIYPSGLFALTFAILTFAKAGSHVLIQDNSYYRLRRFAENELPKRGTEVTFYDPTQDITDLIQSNTSLIMIETPGSVAFEISNVEHIVKVAKERGIVTVCDNSWATPLLFKPLDYGIDVALYAVTKYLAGHSDLLMGAIIAEGEIFKLLYESYKNYGVTIQSHDCYLAHRGLRTLHTRMKRHQNTAMEVAKWLEKHSKIKKVLYPALPSHPQHELWKSYFKGASSIFSIALDREYSCEELSCMVDHMKIFSIGASWGGCDSLILPIDRRSMSRSVMNSDYGGSFIRIFCGLEDPEDLIFDLNDALKRLPCLNIKAGRVKHETERITA
- a CDS encoding BolA family protein, translating into MDIIKAIEEKIHDSIDVIDINIIDESTKHADHYFASSSTLPSHIKLILISDGFIEMSILKRHKLIYELLKDEIELIHAISLHLYTQNEYNLKNK